In a genomic window of Ipomoea triloba cultivar NCNSP0323 chromosome 3, ASM357664v1:
- the LOC116012980 gene encoding peroxidase 5-like — protein sequence MVREKRVAPEMDSKKLQAMALMKLSCLLFFLFASAMAANQPPLKVGFYRRSCPKAEAIVKNVVSKAVSSNPGIGAGLIRIHFHDCFVQGCDASVLLDGSDSEKEALPNKNSLRGLEVIDAAKSKLEAACPGTVSCADVVAFAARDSSQKLGNIYYDVPAGRRDGRVSSKDEAAANLPSPFAAVQELFVKFANKGMSLDEMVTLSGAHSIGIAHCAVFANRIYPQNSGERLPLDGKLAAVLKSICPPEALTAGTGVANQTNLDVLTPNRLDNRYYAALKGKKGVLISDQTLTEDPRTAKMVDFNARNGGAWAKKYAAAMVHMGNLDVLTGERGEIRKNCHFVN from the exons ATGGTGAGAGAAAAGAGAGTGGCACCTGAAATGGATTCCAAGAAGCTTCAAGCTATGGCGCTGATGAAGCTCTCATGTttactctttttcctttttgcCTCGGCCATGGCGGCCAACCAACCACCTCTCAAAGTAGGATTCTATCGCCGCAGTTGCCCCAAAGCCGAAGCCATCGTCAAAAACGTTGTGTCCAAAGCTGTCTCTTCCAATCCCGGCATCGGTGCCGGCCTTATCAGGATCCACTTCCATGATTGTTTCGTCCAG GGTTGTGATGCATCAGTGCTATTGGACGGATCCGATTCAGAAAAGGAAGCATTGCCTAACAAGAACAGCTTACGAGGTTTGGAAGTGATTGATGCGGCAAAGTCTAAGCTAGAAGCCGCATGCCCGGGGACCGTGTCGTGCGCCGACGTGGTCGCCTTTGCGGCTCGCGACAGCTCCCAAAAACTGGGGAACATTTACTACGACGTTCCCGCCGGCCGCCGCGACGGGCGCGTCTCGAGCAAGGACGAGGCGGCCGCCAATCTCCCCTCGCCGTTCGCGGCGGTCCAGGAGCTGTTCGTCAAGTTCGCCAACAAAGGAATGTCGCTGGACGAGATGGTGACGCTCTCCGGCGCCCACTCCATCGGAATCGCGCACTGCGCCGTTTTCGCCAACCGGATTTATCCCCAGAACAGCGGCGAACGCCTGCCGTTGGATGGGAAACTCGCGGCGGTCTTGAAATCGATCTGTCCGCCGGAAGCGCTCACCGCCGGGACCGGAGTGGCCAACCAGACCAACCTCGACGTCTTGACGCCAAATCGGCTTGACAACAG GTACTATGCGGCACTGAAGGGGAAGAAGGGGGTGCTGATATCGGACCAGACGCTGACGGAGGACCCTAGGACGGCTAAAATGGTGGATTTCAATGCTAGGAACGGCGGCGCGTGGGCTAAGAAGTATGCGGCGGCGATGGTGCACATGGGTAACCTGGATGTGCTCACAGGGGAAAGGGGAGAGATCAGGAAGAACTGCCATTTCGTGAACTGA